A stretch of Apis cerana isolate GH-2021 linkage group LG1, AcerK_1.0, whole genome shotgun sequence DNA encodes these proteins:
- the LOC107992753 gene encoding transcription factor 21, producing MPRKRRASTPTLEADEDEFASEGKYSKDDLESRAPRNAANARERARMRVLSKAFCRLKTTLPWVPADTKLSKLDTLRLAATYIAHLRAVLRDDADPHSETRSLSLALSWPFTFQSGNASMLMNNSCNVSSSTSSSPNQYRGQQGAHEIQNFHHSGHHQAMSLRHNHESLSYF from the exons ATGCCACGCAAGCGACGCGCCTCGACGCCGACACTGGAAGCGGACGAAGACGAATTCGCGTCCGAGGGGAAGTACAGCAAGGATGATTTGGAGAGTCGTGCGCCGAGGAACGCGGCTAACGCGAGGGAACGGGCTCGAATGAGGGTGCTAAGCAAGGCGTTTTGCAGATTGAAAACGACTTTACCTTGGGTACCAGCCGACACGAAGCTCAGCAAATTGGACACCCTCCGCCTTGCGGCTACGTACATCGCTCATCTTCGAGCGGTTCTCAGAGACGACGCAGACCCGCATTCCGAGACTAGATCTTTGTCTTTGGCCCTG TCGTGGCCGTTTACTTTTCAAAGTGGTAACGCTTCCATGTTGATGAACAACAGTTGCAACGTATCATCGTCAACTTCATCGAGCCCTAATCAGTACCGTGGTCAGCAGGGAGCACACGAGATCCAGAATTTCCATCATTCTGGACATCATCAAGCCATGTCACTACGTCATAATCACGAGTCGCTTTCGTATTTCTAA
- the LOC107992750 gene encoding craniofacial development protein 1 produces MTEEHQLPSDSDEDDEDYIPDGADSEPVSEVESEGDAESGPEDENDENQRETTKKRGRKKNKVIKSKIRKRRRRKKVTEDKDDEKEEKQQKEESIEKKELTEEEEKKRADSLWADFMKDTAMTPKPKQQNVTNKSKERSPSIEKPKVEEKVKITKVFEFAGEEVKVEKEVSIDSAEARISLSSAENSEKTGNSGSPAGRGSGRGRGFKRAGLGGISSVLGQLGKKAKISTLEKSKLDWDNYKKQENLEEEISTHNKGKDGYLERQDFLQRADLRQFEIEKQLRNANRRSTR; encoded by the exons atgactGAAGAACACCAATTGCCCTCCGATTCTGATGAAGATGATGAAGATTATATTCCCGATGGTGCAGACAGTGAACCAGTATCTGAAGTAGAATCTGAAGGTGATGCAGAGAGTGGTCCTGAAGATGAGAATGATGAGAACCAAAGAGAAACGacgaagaaaagaggaagaaagaaaaacaaagttataaaatctaaaattagaaaacgtagaagaaggaaaaaggtaACAGAGGATAAGGATgatgaaaaagaggaaaaacaaCAAAAAGAGGAATctattgagaaaaaagaacttaccgaagaagaagagaaaaaaagggccGACTCTCTTTGGGCTGATTTTATGAAAGACACGg caaTGACACCTAAACCTAAGCAACaaaatgtaacaaataaatctaaagAGAGATCGCCATCTATAGAAAAGCCAAAAgtggaagaaaaagtaaaaataactaAAGTATTTGAATTTGCTGGTGAAGAAgtaaaagtagaaaaagaagTCTCGATAGATTCAGCAGAAGCAAGAATATCTCTATCCTCTGCCGAGAATTCTGAGAAAACAGGAAATTCTGGATCTCCTGCGGGTAGAGGATCTGGAAGAGGTAGAGGTTTCAAACGGGCTGGTTTAGGGGGTATTTCTTCTGTCCTTGGTCAATTAGGGAAGAAGGCGAAAATTAGTACGTTAGAAAAATCCAAACTAGATTgggataattataagaaacaaGAGAATTTGGAGGAAGAAATTAGTACTCATAACAAAGGCAAGGATGGATATTTAGAACGTCAAGATTTCTTACAAAGAGCAGATTTACgacaatttgaaattgaaaagcaATTACGTAATGCAAACAGACGTAGTACAcggtga
- the LOC114576853 gene encoding uncharacterized protein LOC114576853 codes for MRIIEQPISCICVKKSSSEDLKKLCKCSSTCTFLSKYNDCCCIREKIKKKKKKENSIDYCYSKEMPFKGTLCTKYREQSPKKNIFVKGFSRLRNKLRKLGNRKKRKNEYVEHRCCGNSFRNQNQIMEKRKVKFC; via the exons ATGAGGATTATAGAACAACCAATTTCTTGTATATGCGTTAAAAAATCCAGTTCAGAagacttaaaaaaattgtgcaaATGTTCGTCAACGTGcacatttctttcaaaatataatgacTGTTGCTGTATAAGGGAAAAA ataaaaaagaaaaaaaagaaagaaaattcgataGATTATTGCTATTCTAAAGAAATGCCGTTTAAAGGAACATTATGCACAAAATACCGTGAACAAAG tccaaagaaaaatatatttgtcaaaGGATTCTCCAGGTTACGTAATAAACTAAGAAAACTTGGAAATCg taaaaaaagaaaaaatgaatatgttgAACACCGATGTTGTGgaaattcttttcgaaatcaaaatcaaattatg GAGAAAAGGAAAGTGAAATTTTGCTAA